A genomic region of Canis aureus isolate CA01 chromosome 16, VMU_Caureus_v.1.0, whole genome shotgun sequence contains the following coding sequences:
- the GPATCH8 gene encoding G patch domain-containing protein 8 isoform X4 — protein sequence MGMGRMEMELDYAEDATERRRVLEVEKEDTEELRQKYKDYVDKEKAIAKALEDLRANFYCELCDKQYQKHQEFDNHINSYDHAHKQEGTQDYYESEIIADVLKANPSNLGAQITRRLKDLKQREFARNVSSRSRKDEKKQEKALRRLHELAEQRKQAECAPGSGPMFRPTTVAVDEEGGDDDKDESATNSGTSATATCGPGSEFSTDKGGPFTAVQITNTTGLTQAPGLASQGISFGIKNNLGTPLQKLGVSFSFAKKAPVKLESIASVFKDHAEEGTSEDGSKADEKGSDQGLQKMGDSDGSSNLDGKKDDEDPQDGGSLASTLSKLKRMKREEGAGAAEPEYYHYIPPAHCKVKPNFPFLLFMRASEQMEGDNSIHPKNALESKKSSSPKPKGCVKVAVSQGAEKTVDEVSEQQTETSVTEPSEPGSKAETKKSSGGDVSEQDVESASQKVSENQICESNPSKETSQITTPGKESQEGPKHPTGPFFPVLSKDESTALQWPSELLIFTKAEPSISYSCNPLYFDFKLSRNKDARAKGTEKPKDIGSSKDHLQGLDAGEPNKIKEGGENIEHSSGGRMDVPASGSACSNLNKQEPGGSHGSETEDTGRSLPSKKERSGKSHRHKKKKKHKKSNKHKRKHKADPEEKSSKTESGEKSKKRKKRKRKKNKSSAPADSERGPKPEPPGSGSPAPPRRRRRAQDASQRRPLPAEEGSSGKKDEGGGGGDSQDHGGRKHRGEPLTSSCQRRTSTKRSSRSSHRSRPSSGDEDSDDASSHRLHQKSPSQYSEEEEEEEDSGSEHSRSRSRSGRRHSSHRSSRRSYSSSSDASSDQSCYSRQRSYSDDSYSDYSDRSRRHSKRSHDSDDSDYASSKHRSKRHKYSSSDDDYSLSCSQSRSRSRSHTRERSRSRGRSRSSSCSRSRSKRRSRSTTAHSWQRSRSYSRDRSRSTRSPSQRSGSRKGSWGHESPEERRSGRRDFIRSKIYRSQSPHYFRSGRGEGPGKKEDGRGDDGKGTGPPSQNSNVGTGRGSEGDCSPEDKNSVTAKLLLEKIQSRKVERKPSVSEEVLATPNKAGLKLKDPPQGYFGPKLPPSLGNKPVLPLIGKLPATRKPTTKKCEESGLERGEEQEQSETEEGPPGSSDAPFGHQFPSEETAGPLSDPPPEEPKSEEATADHPVAPLGTPVHSDCYPGDPTISHNYLPDPSDGDTLESLDSGSQPGPVESSLLPIAPDLEHFPSYAPPSGDPSIESADGAEDASLAPLESQPITFTPEEMEKYSKLQQAAQQHIQQQLLAKQVKAFPASAALAPATPALQPIHIQQPATASATSITTVQHAILQHHAAAAAAAIGIHPHPHPQPLAQVHHIPQPHLTPISLSHLTHSIIPGHPATFLASHPIHIIPASAIHPGPFTFHPVPHAALYPTLLAPRPAAAAATALHLHPLLHPIFSGQDLQHPPSHGT from the exons CTGATGTATTGAAAGCAAATCCTTCTAATTTGGGAGCCCAGATCACAAGA AGATTGAAAGATCTCAAGCAGAGAGAGTTTGCTCGAAATGTCTCTTCGAGATCCCGCAAAGatgagaagaaacaggaaaaagccCTTCGGCGGCTCCATGAATtggcagagcaaaggaaacaagcTGAATG TGCACCTGGAAGTGGTCCCATGTTCAGACCAACCACAGTGGCTGTAGATGAAGAAGGTGGAGATGATGATAAAGATGAATCAGCTACAAACAGTGGCACAAGTGCCACTGCCACTTGTGGCCCAGGATCTGAATTCTCCACAGATAAAGGAGGCCCTTTCACTGCAGTACAAATCACTAATACCACTGGACTGACACAGGCCCCTGGGTTAGCTTCCCAAGGCATCAGCTTTGGCATTAAGAATAATTTAGGGACCCCACTGCAAAAATTGGGAGTGTCATTTTCCTTTGCCAAGAAGGCTCCTGTCAAACTCGAGTCAATAGCATCAGTTTTCAAGGACCATGCAGAGGAAGGGACCTCTGAAGATGGATCAAAAGCCGATGAGAAGGGTTCTGATCAAGGACTGCAGAAGATGGGAGACTCTGATGGTAGCAGTAATCTTGATGGTAAAAAAGACGATGAAGACCCTCAGGATGGAGGGTCCCTTGCCTCAACATTATCtaagttaaaaagaatgaagCGAGAAGAAGGAGCTGGGGCTGCAGAGCCAGAGTATTACCACTACATTCCCCCAGCACACTGCAAAGTAAAACCAAATTTCCCCTTCCTACTCTTTATGAGAGCCAGTGAACAAATGGAAGGTGATAATAGTATACACCCAAAAAATGCCCTAGAGAGCAAAAAAAGCAGTTCTCCCAAGCCTAAGGGCTGTGTCAAGGTGGCAGTAAGCCAAGGAGCAGAGAAGACAGTTGATGAAGTCTCTGAGCAACAAACAGAAACCAGTGTCACAGAGCCCTCAGAGCCTGGAAGCAAAGCTGAGACAAAGAAGTCCTCAGGAGGGGATGTGAGTGAGCAGGATGTAGAGAGTGCAAGTCAGAAGGTTTCAGAGAACCAAATATGTGAGTCTAACCCTTCTAAAGAAACTTCTCAGATCACCACACCAGGGAAAGAAAGCCAGGAGGGACCCAAACATCCTACTGGTCCCTTCTTTCCAGTTTTGAGCAAAGATGAAAGCACTGCCCTCCAGTGGCCATCAGAACTCTTAATTTTTACTAAGGCAGAACCCTCCATTTCATACAGTTGTAACCCTTTATACTTTGACTTTAAACTTTCAAGGAACAAAGATGCCAGAGCTAAAGGGACAGAAAAACCAAAGGACATAGGCTCCTCAAAGGACCATCTCCAAGGCCTTGATGCTGGTGAGCCAAATAAAAtcaaggaaggaggagagaatatAGAACATTCCTCGGGAGGCAGAATGGATGTACCTGCTTCAGGGTCTGCCTGTAGCAATCTGAACAAGCAGGAACCTGGGGGTAGCCATGGGTCAGAGacagaggacacagggagaagcctTCCTAGCAAGAAAGAACGATCTGGGAAGTCCCACcgacacaaaaagaaaaagaaacacaaaaaatccAACAAACACAAACGGAAACACAAGGCTGACCCAGAAGAGAAAAGCTCTAAGACAGAGTCTGGGGAGAAGTCTAAGAAGCGCAAGAAACGAAAACGAAAGAAGAATAAGTCATCAGCTCCAGCAGATTCTGAACGGGGACCCAAACCAGAGCCCCCTGGGAGTGGTAGCCCTGCACCGCCCAGACGGCGGAGGCGAGCTCAAGATGCTTCCCAGCGGAGACCCCTCCCGGCTGAAGAAGGGAGCAGTGGCAAGAAGGATgaaggtggaggtggtggtgattCCCAGGATCATGGTGGCAGGAAACACAGAGGTGAGCCTCTGACTTCGTCCTGCCAGCGAAGAACTAGCACCAAACGGAGCAGCCGATCCAGCCATCGGAGTCGCCCCAGTAGTGGAGATGAGGACAGTGATGATGCTTCCTCACATCGGCTACACCAGAAATCTCCTTCCCAGTacagtgaggaggaggaagaggaagaagactcAGGCAGTGAGCATTCCCGTAGCCGCTCCCGGTCGGGCCGGCGCCATTCCTCACATCGTTCCTCCCGGCGTTCTTACTCAAGTAGCTCAGATGCTTCTTCAGATCAGAGCTGCTATAGTAGACAGCGCAGCTACTCTGATGACAGCTACAGTGACTATAGTGATCGATCTCGAAGGCACTCCAAGCGCTCCCATGACTCTGATGACTCTGATTATGCCAGCTCCAAGCACCGGTCCAAACGGCACAAATACTCCTCTTCCGATGATGACTATAGCCTCAGTTGCAGCCAGTCCCGAAGCCGCTCTCGGAGTCACACCAGGGAGCGCTCAAGGTCCCGGGGCCGCAGTCGCAGCAGCAGTTGTAGCCGCAGCCGGAGCAAACGGAGAAGCCGCAGCACCACAGCCCACAGCTGGCAGCGGAGCCGAAGCTACAGCCGTGACCGCAGCCGGAGCACCAGGAGCCCTTCCCAGAGATCGGGTTCCAGGAAGGGATCATGGGGTCATGAAAGCCCAGAGGAGAGGCGTTCTGGTCGTCGAGACTTCATCCGCTCTAAAATCTACCGCTCCCAGTCTCCCCACTATTTCCGATCAGGCCGGGGAGAAGGTCCTGGGAAGAAAGAAGATGGCAGAGGAGATGATGGTAAAGGGACAGGTCCACCCTCCCAGAACAGCAATGTTGGCACGGGAAGGGGATCCGAAGGTGACTGCAGCCCTGAAGACAAGAATTCCGTCACTGCCAAACTGCTGCTGGAGAAGATCCAGTCAAGGAAGGTGGAGAGGAAACCCAGTGTGAGTGAGGAGGTGCTGGCCACCCCTAATAAAGCTGGGCTCAAACTCAAAGACCCCCCACAAGGTTACTTTGGCCCTAAGCTCCCCCCATCTCTTGGCAATAAGCCTGTCCTTCCACTAATAGGGAAGCTCCCAGCTACCCGAAAACCCACCACCAAGAAATGTGAAGAGTCTGGCTTAGAAAGGGGGGAAGAGCAAGAACAGTCAGAGACAGAAGAAGGGCCTCCAGGGAGTAGCGATGCCCCATTTGGACATCAGTTCCCTTCAGAGGAAACAGCTGGCCCCTTATCAGACCCACCCCCAGAAGAGCCAAAGTCTGAAGAAGCTACTGCTGATCATCCTGTGGCTCCACTAGGCACCCCAGTGCACTCTGACTGCTATCCTGGGGACCCCACCATCTCCCATAACTACCTCCCTGACCCCAGTGATGGGGACACACTAGAGTCCTTGGATAGTGGCAGTCAGCCAGGCCCTGTGGAATCCAGCTTGCTGCCTATAGCGCCAGACCTTGAGCACTTCCCCAGTTATGCACCTCCCAGTGGGGATCCTAGTATTGAGTCGGCTGATGGGGCTGAGGATGCTTCCCTGGCCCCTCTGGAGAGCCAGCCTATCACCTTCACTCCTGAGGAAATGGAGAAGTACAGCAAGCTCCAGCAAGCCGCACAGCAACACATCCAACAGCAGCTTCTGGCCAAGCAAGTAAAGGCCTTTCCAGCCtctgctgccctggccccagccaCTCCAGCCCTGCAGCCCATCCACATTCAGCAGCCAGCTACAGCCTCTGCCACCTCGATCACAACTGTTCAGCATGCCATCCTACAGCATCATGCGGCAGCAGCTGCTGCTGCAATTGgaattcacccccaccctcatccccagcCACTTGCCCAAGTACATCATATTCCCCAGCCCCACTTAACCCCCATTTCCTTGTCCCACCTCACTCATTCAATCATCCCTGGCCATCCCGCCACCTTTCTCGCTAGCCATCCCATTCACATCATTCCTGCCTCAGCCATTCATCCTGGGCCCTTCACCTTCCATCCTGTCCCACATGCTGCCCTCTACCCTACCCTGCTTGCTCCACGGCCTGCTGCGGCAGCTGCCACTGCCCTCCACCTTCACCCACTACTTCATCCCATCTTCTCAGGTCAAGACCTGCAGCATCCGCCTAGCCATGGCACATGA